From Chlorogloeopsis sp. ULAP01, a single genomic window includes:
- a CDS encoding sulfonate ABC transporter substrate-binding protein: MSIQSLKTGIFSIWQFFTAILQHRKTRTLSVLFAVGLVFSLVASACSSGATNPQANTSANNQSTARGITVSIGYQKAATILNALKNRGSLEQVLAASGASVRWTEFPAGPPMLEAMNAGSIDFGYTGESPPIFAQAAGVPLLYVAYDPWSPKAEAIIVPKNSPIKTVAELKGKRVAFAKGSNTNYLVVKAVESAGLKYNDIQPAYLTPADARAAFEGGNVDAWAIWDPYLAAVEQAIGARTLTDATNLAPNRGYYLARKTFVDSHPDVLKTVLDEVSKVDKWAASNPKEVAKFLEPELGIKASALEIAEKRREYGVLPLTDEVITQQQKIADTFHKINLIPKQIQVKDIVWKGNQ, encoded by the coding sequence ATGTCAATTCAGTCCTTGAAAACCGGAATTTTTAGCATTTGGCAATTTTTCACTGCTATTTTGCAGCATCGCAAAACCCGTACATTATCCGTACTATTCGCTGTTGGATTGGTTTTTAGCTTGGTAGCTTCTGCCTGTTCTTCAGGTGCCACTAACCCGCAAGCCAATACCTCTGCCAATAACCAGAGTACCGCTCGTGGTATTACAGTCAGCATCGGATATCAAAAAGCGGCTACAATTCTTAATGCTCTCAAGAATCGAGGTAGTTTAGAGCAAGTTTTAGCTGCTAGTGGTGCATCTGTGAGGTGGACAGAATTTCCTGCCGGGCCACCAATGCTAGAAGCCATGAACGCAGGTAGTATTGACTTTGGGTACACAGGTGAATCGCCACCCATCTTTGCCCAAGCCGCAGGTGTTCCCTTGCTTTATGTTGCTTACGATCCTTGGAGTCCTAAAGCAGAAGCGATTATTGTGCCGAAAAATTCACCAATTAAAACTGTCGCCGAACTTAAAGGTAAAAGAGTTGCCTTTGCCAAAGGTTCCAACACTAACTATCTCGTTGTTAAAGCTGTAGAATCTGCCGGATTAAAGTATAATGACATCCAGCCAGCCTATCTTACACCAGCAGATGCCCGTGCAGCCTTTGAAGGTGGTAACGTTGATGCTTGGGCAATTTGGGATCCTTACCTAGCGGCAGTTGAGCAAGCAATAGGTGCTAGGACTCTTACAGATGCGACAAATTTAGCACCCAATCGAGGTTACTATCTTGCTCGTAAAACCTTTGTAGATTCTCACCCAGATGTGTTGAAAACTGTCTTAGATGAAGTCAGTAAAGTAGACAAATGGGCTGCAAGTAATCCAAAGGAAGTTGCTAAGTTTCTCGAACCAGAATTAGGTATTAAAGCATCTGCACTAGAGATTGCCGAAAAGCGTCGAGAGTATGGTGTTTTACCTCTCACAGATGAAGTCATCACTCAACAACAAAAGATTGCTGATACTTTTCACAAAATCAACCTCATTCCTAAGCAAATCCAAGTCAAAGATATCGTTTGG
- a CDS encoding NADH:flavin oxidoreductase/NADH oxidase, whose product MTHLFTPLTIGAVTFRNRIAVSPMCQYSSTDGYANDWHLIHLTSRAIGGAGLVFTEAAAVEPRGRISPQDLGIWSDVHIEPLAKIVKTIHNFGAVAGIQLAHAGRKASTSPPWEGSKVLDPSHGGWRPVVSSSAIPFSENHPIPEALDSKGIQQVIHAFVQATQHSLTAGFKVIEIHAAHGYLLHQFLSPLSNQRDDEYGGSFENRTRLLREVVQEVRKVLPSDYPLWVRISATDWVENGWDIEQSIALADKLKSLGVDVIDTSSGGTVPNAKIPYGAGYQTEFASRIRREANILTGAVGLITTPEQADHIIRTDQADIVLIGREFLRNPYWGLSAAKKLGQEVFSPVQYERAWI is encoded by the coding sequence ATGACTCACCTATTTACACCCCTTACTATTGGCGCTGTCACTTTTCGCAATCGGATTGCAGTGTCACCCATGTGTCAATATTCCAGTACTGATGGTTATGCCAATGACTGGCATTTGATTCATCTGACAAGTCGTGCGATCGGCGGTGCTGGTTTAGTTTTCACAGAAGCAGCAGCAGTAGAACCACGAGGACGAATCAGCCCCCAAGATTTAGGAATTTGGTCGGATGTACACATCGAGCCATTGGCAAAAATTGTCAAGACAATTCACAATTTTGGTGCAGTCGCAGGAATTCAACTTGCCCATGCTGGTAGAAAAGCTAGCACATCACCACCTTGGGAAGGCTCAAAAGTACTAGATCCATCTCATGGTGGTTGGCGTCCGGTGGTTTCTAGTAGTGCTATTCCTTTTAGCGAAAATCACCCCATCCCAGAAGCTTTAGATAGTAAAGGCATCCAACAAGTTATTCATGCTTTTGTGCAAGCAACTCAACATTCCTTAACAGCAGGATTTAAAGTTATTGAGATCCATGCTGCTCATGGCTACCTTTTACATCAATTTCTCTCGCCATTAAGCAATCAACGTGATGATGAATATGGTGGTAGTTTTGAAAATCGTACCCGTCTGCTTAGGGAAGTGGTTCAGGAAGTACGAAAAGTCTTACCATCAGATTATCCTTTGTGGGTGAGGATTTCTGCAACCGATTGGGTAGAAAATGGTTGGGATATTGAGCAGAGTATTGCCTTGGCAGATAAACTCAAGTCACTAGGTGTAGATGTAATTGATACTTCTAGTGGCGGTACTGTACCTAACGCCAAAATTCCCTATGGTGCTGGCTATCAAACTGAGTTTGCCTCCAGAATTCGTAGAGAGGCAAATATTTTAACTGGGGCTGTGGGTTTAATTACGACTCCAGAACAGGCAGACCATATTATCCGCACAGATCAGGCTGATATTGTTTTGATTGGAAGAGAGTTTCTACGCAATCCTTACTGGGGCTTATCTGCCGCGAAGAAGTTAGGACAAGAGGTATTTTCACCTGTGCAATATGAGCGGGCTTGGATTTAG
- a CDS encoding SDR family NAD(P)-dependent oxidoreductase: MTGKLEGKVAIITGASAGIGEATALALAAEGAKVVLAARRGDRLDALAQRIASSGGSALSIITDVTDETQVKNLVQKTNAEFERIDILVNNAGVAFVGAIDGANTSDWRRMIDINVLGLLYATHAVLPILKAQGTGHIVNISSVAGRTAREGISVYNATKWGVNGFSEALRKEVCKHNIRVTIIEPGLVNTEINDHITDPIAKQRSEERRRLIAPLESEDVAAAIVYAVTQPQRVNVNEILIRPTQQEW, translated from the coding sequence ATGACAGGTAAATTAGAAGGCAAAGTTGCAATTATCACTGGAGCTTCTGCGGGAATTGGGGAGGCAACAGCGCTTGCACTAGCAGCAGAGGGAGCAAAAGTAGTGCTTGCAGCTAGAAGAGGCGATCGCTTAGATGCACTAGCACAACGAATTGCAAGCAGTGGTGGCAGTGCATTGTCCATCATCACTGATGTTACAGACGAAACTCAAGTAAAGAATTTAGTTCAGAAGACAAACGCAGAATTCGAGCGGATAGATATCCTCGTTAACAATGCAGGTGTTGCTTTTGTTGGTGCGATCGATGGTGCAAATACTTCAGATTGGCGACGCATGATTGATATCAATGTTCTAGGATTGTTGTATGCAACTCATGCGGTATTACCAATTCTCAAAGCCCAAGGGACAGGGCATATTGTCAATATTTCATCTGTGGCAGGTCGCACAGCAAGAGAAGGTATTAGTGTTTATAATGCGACTAAGTGGGGTGTGAATGGTTTCTCAGAAGCCTTACGCAAAGAAGTTTGCAAGCACAATATCCGTGTCACTATTATTGAGCCTGGTTTAGTAAATACTGAAATTAACGACCACATAACCGATCCGATTGCCAAACAACGCAGTGAAGAACGTCGTCGTTTGATCGCACCTCTCGAAAGTGAAGACGTTGCTGCGGCGATCGTTTATGCTGTGACACAACCGCAGCGCGTCAACGTCAATGAAATTCTCATCCGACCAACACAGCAAGAATGGTAA
- a CDS encoding class I SAM-dependent methyltransferase, translating into MTTSKTLHLPNHLYEYLLSVSLREPELLLQLREETARHPRANMQVAPEQGQFLAFLVKLIGAKKTLELGVFTGYSSLSVALALPPDGKILACDISEEFTAIARRYWQKAGVADKIDLRLAPATETLEKLLAESGAETFDFAFIDADKENYYRYYELVLQLIRPGGLIAIDNVLWSGRVTQADIQDSATNAIREFNSKLRQDERIDLSLISVADGLTLARKR; encoded by the coding sequence ATGACTACTAGCAAAACTCTGCACCTACCGAACCATCTTTACGAATATCTCTTGTCTGTCTCATTGCGGGAACCAGAACTACTTCTACAATTGCGGGAAGAGACTGCTCGTCATCCTAGAGCAAATATGCAGGTTGCACCAGAACAAGGGCAGTTTCTCGCTTTTTTGGTAAAACTGATTGGAGCAAAGAAAACTTTAGAGTTAGGAGTTTTTACAGGTTATAGTTCTCTTAGTGTCGCGTTGGCTCTACCACCAGACGGCAAAATTTTAGCTTGTGATATTAGTGAAGAGTTCACCGCGATCGCTCGTCGTTACTGGCAAAAAGCAGGTGTGGCAGATAAAATTGATCTGCGGCTTGCCCCAGCGACAGAAACTTTGGAAAAATTGCTAGCAGAGAGTGGGGCAGAAACTTTTGATTTTGCCTTTATTGATGCAGATAAAGAAAACTACTATCGCTACTACGAATTAGTTTTACAGCTAATTCGACCAGGTGGATTAATTGCTATTGACAATGTACTTTGGTCTGGGCGTGTGACACAAGCAGATATTCAAGATTCAGCTACTAATGCTATCCGCGAATTTAATAGCAAGTTGCGTCAAGATGAGCGCATAGACTTAAGTCTGATTTCTGTGGCAGATGGACTTACTTTAGCAAGAAAACGTTAA